CTCCGGTGCCCGTGGTAATGCTTCCAACTTTACGCAGCTTGCGGGTATGCGTGGTTTGATGGCCAACCCGGCTGGACGTATCATTGAATTACCGATCAAATCAAGTTTCCGTGAAGGTTTAACAGTGTTGGAGTACTTCATCTCTACACATGGTGCGCGTAAAGGTCTTGCCGATACAGCACTTAAAACAGCCGATTCCGGTTACCTTACTCGTCGACTTGTTGACGTTGCCCAAGATGTTATCATCCGTGATGACGATTGTGGAACCGACCGCGGCTTGAAAATTTCAGCCTTGAGAGAGGGCACTGAAATAATTGAGCATCTTGAAGAGCGCCTAATTGGCCGTTATGCAAGAAAAGCGATCAAACATCCAGAAACAAATGATGTAATCGTGGCTGAAAATGATCTTATTACTGAAGATCTTGCTAATTATATTGAATCACTTGGAATTGAAACAGCATGGATCCGTTCTGCCTTTACATGTAACACCAGCCATGGTGTATGTAAAAAATGTTATGGACGCAACTTGGCTACAGGTCAAGAAGTTGAAGTGGGCGAAGCAGTCGGTATTATTGCCGCTCAATCAATCGGAGAACCTGGTACACAGTTAACGATGCGTACATTCCATACAGGTGGGGTTGCTGGGGATGATATCACTCAAGGTCTTCCTCGTATCCAAGAAATATTTGAAGCGAGAAATCCTAAAGGTCAAGCTGTCATTTCCGAAATCGAAGGAACGATTGTTTCGATTAATGAAATTCGGGATAAACAACAGGAAATCGTTGTTCAAGGTGCAGTTGAATCACGCACATATACTGCGCCATACACTGCCCGTTTAAGAGTAACTGTTGATACTCCTGTCCGTCGTGGTGAAGAGTTAACAGAGGGTTCCATCGATCCGAAAGAATTGCTTAAGGTTACAGACGTGCTTACTGTTCAGGAATACCTGCTTCATGAAGTTCAAAAAGTATACCGGATGCAAGGTGTTGAGATCGGTGATAAACATATCGAGGTAATGGTTAGACAAATGATGCGTAAAGTCCGTGTGCTTGATGCAGGCGAAACTGAAGTGCTTCCAGGAACATTATTGGATGTTAACCAGTTCACTACTGCAAACACAGATGCATTGCTGACTAACAAATTACCAGCTACAGGCCGCCCTGTATTGCTAGGTATCACAAAAGCATCTCTAGAAACGGATTCCTTCTTGTCCGCCGCGTCATTCCAAGAAACAACCAGAGTCTTGACTGATGCAGCAATAAAAGGAAAACGTGATGAATTGCTTGGACTTAAAGAAAATGTCATCATCGGTAAACTTGTCCCTGCAGGAACGGGAATGCTTAGATACAGAAAAGCAAACCCTGTCGTTGTTGGTGATGAAAGTGCCGATACAGTAACAGTGGATTAAAGGAAAAAGGACCAGCTCAATAATTTAAACTGAAAACCGCACTCCTGTTTCCTATTGGAGCTGAAGGATCAGAATTTATTGAGCTGGTCTCTCTTATTACTCATGGCTGACTGAACAGCCTTACGAGGATCAGAAATATTTCCTTTAGGCAAATTGATTATCTTAATAGAATTATGTAAGGAAAACCTTTTGCTGAAATTATTTTCTTGAAAGAAGTTGACAGTATCCGACTAATAATGATACTATAGCAAAGGTGCTCCTATGTTACCCTGTAACTTTGGAGGATATGGACCATGTCTTATGAAAAAGTAATACAGGCAAAGTCAGTGATTATAGGGACGAAACAAGCAGTTAGAGCTCTTAAAAACAATTTAATTCAAGAAGTTATCATCGCTGATGATGCAGATATATACTTGACTGGGCGTGTCGTTGAGACCGCCAAAGAATTGGATGTTCCTATCACATATGTTGATTCGATGAGAATGCTTGGCAAAGCATGTGGTATTGATGTCGGAGCAGCAACTGTTGCCATTAAAAAGTAAAAATGTTTTTGCAATTATATTTGCAAAGACTTTGTTTTTACCCATTTATGAACCACCTGGATGTGTGGTACTAGAAATGAAAACGTGAAGGGAGGAAAAATGTAATGCCTACTATTAATCAATTAGTGCGTAAAGGACGCGAGTCTAAAGAGGTTAATTCAAAATCTCCAGCACTTAACAAAGGCTACAACAGCTTTAAAAAAGCACAAACTAACGTATCATCTCCGCAAAAACGTGGTGTTTGCACTCGTGTGGGTACTATGACACCGAAAAAACCAAACTCCGCGTTACGTAAATATGCGCGTGTACGTTTAACAAACGGTATCGAGGTAACAGCTTATATCCCAGGTATCGGTCACAACCTACAAGAACACAGCGTGGTTCTTATCCGTGGCGGTCGTGTAAAAGATTTACCAGGGGTACGTTACCATATCGTACGTGGTGCTCTTGATACAGCTGGAGTTAACAATCGTATGCAAGGCCGTTCTAAATACGGTACTAAGCGTCCGAAAGCAGCAAAAAAATAATCTCAAACAAAAATTAAACTTTCTTGAAAGGAGGAAATATAATGCCTCGTAAAGGACCTGTAACGAAAAGAGACGTATTACCAGATCCGATTTATAATTCTAAACTTGTGACTCGCTTAATCAACAAATTAATGGTTGATGGACAAAGAGGTAAATCACAAAAAATTCTTTACTCTGCATTTGATTTAATCAAAGAACGTACTGGCAATGAATCAATCGAAGTTTTTGATCAAGCACTTAAAAACATCATGCCTGTATTAGAAGTAAAAGCACGCCGTGTAGGTGGAGCTAACTACCAAGTACCAGTTGAGGTGCGTCCAGACCGCAAATCAACTCTAGGACTTCGTTGGTTAGTGAAATACTCTCGTCTTCGTGGAGAAAAAACGATGGAAGAGCGTTTAGCTTATGAAATCATGGATGCTGCTAACAATACTGGAGCAGCTGTTAAGAAACGTGAAGATACACACAAAATGGCTGAAGCTAATAAAGCATTCGCTCATTATCGCTGGTAAGATATATCACTATAAAATCCTTATAAAAGGAAGGAGAAAGACAAATGGCAAGAGAGTTCTCCTTAGCAAATACTCGTAATATCGGTATCATGGCTCACATCGATGCTGGTAAAACGACAACAACAGAACGCGTTCTATACTATACTGGTAAAATTCATAAAATTGGTGAAACACACGAAGGTGCTTCACAAATGGACTGGATGGAACAGGAACAAGAACGTGGAATCACGATCACATCCGCTGCAACAACTGCACAGTGGAAAGGTCACCGTGTAAACATCATCGATACGCCAGGACACGTAGACTTCACAGTTGAAGTTGAACGTTCATTGCGTGTACTTGATGGAGCTGTAGCTGTACTTGATGCCCAATCAGGTGTTGAGCCTCAAACTGAAACAGTTTGGCGCCAAGCTACAACTTATGGTGTACCACGTGTCGTATTCGTAAATAAAATGGACAAAATCGGTGCGGATTTCCTATATTCAGTTGGAACAATCCACGACCGTTTACAAGCTAATGCTCACCCGGTTCAGTTACCAATCGGTGCTGAAGATCAATTCTCTGCAATCATTGACCTTATTGAAATGAAAGCTCATTTCTATGCCAATGATCTAGGAACTGATATCACTGTTGGTGAAATTCCTGAAGAACATAGGGAATTAGCTGAAGAATACCGTGAAAAGTTAATTGAAGCAGTAGCAGAAGTTAATGAAGACTTAATGGAAAAATACCTTGGCGGCGAAGAAATCAGCATTGCTGAATTAAAAGCAGCTATTCGTACAGCAACTGTTAACGTTGAATTCTTCCCAGTTATCTGTGGATCAGCTTTCAAAAACAAAGGTGTTCAATTAATGCTTGATAACGTTATCGACTTCCTTCCATCTCCATTAGACGTGCCGGCTATTAAAGGTACTCTACCGGATACAGAAGATGAAGTAGAACGCCATTCAGATGATTCTGAACCGTTCTCCGCTTTAGCGTTTAAAGTTATGACTGACCCTTACGTTGGTAAACTTACATTCTTCCGCGTGTACTCAGGTACATTAGAATCAGGATCTTATGTAATCAACTCAACAAAAGGTAAGCGTGAACGTATTGGACGTATCCTTCAAATGCATGCAAACAGCCGTGAAGAAATCTCAACTGTATATGCAGGGGATATCGCTGCTGCTGTTGGTTTGAAAGATACTACAACTGGTGATACTCTATGTGACGACAAGAACCAAGTAATTCTTGAATCCATGGTATTCCCAGAACCAGTTATCTCACTGTCAGTTGAACCGAAATCCAAAGCAGACCAAGACAAAATGGGTCAAGCTTTACAAAAGCTACAAGATGAAGATCCAACATTCCGTGCGCATACTGACCAAGAAACTGGTCAAACGATTATCGCTGGTATGGGTGAACTTCACTTGGACATCCTTGTTGACCGTATGCGTCGCGAATTTAAAGTGGAAGCTAACGTTGGTGCTCCTCAAGTAGCATACCGTGAAACTTTCCGTGGTTCAGCTAAAGTTGAAGGTAAATTCGTTCGCCAATCAGGTGGTCGTGGACAATTCGGACACGTATGGATCGAATTTGGTCCAAACGAAGAAGGTAAAGGATTCGAATTTGAAAATGCTATCGTCGGTGGTGTAGTACCACGTGAATATATCCCTGCTGTACAAGCTGGATTAGTTGATTCACTTGACCGTGGTGTACTTGCTGGTTACCCGCTAGTCGACATCAAAGCAAAATTATTTGACGGTTCTTACCATGACGTTGACTCCAACGAAATGGCATTTAAAATTGCTGCATCAATGGCACTTAAAAATGCAGCATCTAAATGTAAGCCTGTCATCCTTGAACCAATCATGAAAGTGGAAGTAGTTATTCCAGAAGATTACCTAGGCGACATCATGGGAGATATCACATCTCGTCGTGGTCGCGTAGAAGGTATGGAAGCTCGCGGTAACACGCAAATGGTTAAAGCGATGGTTCCACTATCTGAAATGTTCGGATATGCTACATCTTTACGTTCTAACACTCAAGGACGCGGAACATTCTCTATGCACTTCGATCATTATGAAGAAGTACCTAAGAGCATTTCTGAAGAAATCATCAAAAAAAATAAAGGTGAATAATTGATTTTCATCTCTTATTAAAGTATAACTATCTTATGTAAGCTGTGATGGAAGAATTAGTCTTCTTTCACAGCCCTATATACTTAATCTTTTATTTATAATTTTAAGGAGGAATTCCTAATGGGAAAAGCTAAATTTGATCGTTCAAAACCGCACGTTAACGTTGGAACAATTGGTCACGTTGACCATGGTAAAACTACTCTAACTGCTGCAATCACAACTGTACTTGCTAAATCTGGTGGCGCAGAAGCTCGCGCTTATGACCAAATCGATGGTGCTCCAGAAGAAAGAGAACGTGGTATCACAATCTCTACTGCACACGTTGAGTATGAAACAGCTACTCGTCACTATGCACACGTTGACTGCCCAGGACATGCTGACTATGTTAAAAACATGATCACAGGTGCTGCACAAATGGACGGCGGTATCCTAGTAGTATCTGCTGCTGATGGCCCAATGCCACAAACTCGTGAGCACATCCTTCTTTCTCGTCAAGTAGGTGTACCATTCCTTGTAGTATTCATGAACAAATGCGATATGGTTGATGACGAAGAACTTCTTGAATTAGTAGAAATGGAAATCCGTGATCTTCTATCTGAATACGAATTCCCTGGCGATGACATTCCAGTTATCAAAGGATCTGCACTAAAAGCTCTTCAAGGAGACGAAGCTTGGGAAGAAAAAATTCATGAATTAATGGCAGCTGTTGACGAGTATATCCCAGAACCAACTCGTGACACTGAAAAACCATTCATGATGCCAGTTGAGGATGTATTCTCAATCACTGGTCGTGGAACAGTTGCAACTGGCCGTGTTGAGCGTGGACAAGTTAAAGTCGGTGACGTTGTTGACATCATCGGTTTCAACGAAGAGTCTAAACCAACAACAGTAACTGGTGTTGAAATGTTCCGTAAGCTTCTTGACTATGCTGAAGCTGGTGACAACATCGGTGCACTACTTCGTGGTGTATCCCGTGAAGATATCCAACGTGGACAAGTACTTGCTAAACCAGGTACAATCACTCCACACACAAAGTTCAAAGCTGAAGTTTATGTTCTTTCTAAAGAAGAAGGTGGACGTCACACTCCATTCTTTACAAACTACCGTCCTCAGTTCTACTTCCGTACAACTGACGTAACTGGTATTTGTAACCTTCCAGAAGGCGTAGAAATGGTTATGCCTGGAGACAACATCGAAATGACTGTAGAACTTATCGCTCCAATCGCTATCGAAGAAGGTACTAAATTCTCTATCCGTGAGGGTGGACGTACTGTAGGCGCTGGCGTAGTTGCTACAATCACAGAGTAATTGATTCATAAAACAATATTGGAAGGGACGCCTTCCGGGAGAAGCAGATGGGACGCCATCTGCTTCTTTTCTATTTTCTAAAGGTTTTTCATTTTTTTCTTCTATAATATCGGTAAAAAAATTAGTGGATTTATTAATTTTCATGAGGATTTTCGAATTGAAGAAAATGGATATGAAAGACCATGTAGAATCTACTTGTAAATACTTGTGATAGTATGTATAATAATAAAAGTGTGTTGCACAAGAAAAGTTTAAGTTTAACTTGCATTTTACTTGTGCATTATGTATAATAGACAATGTTGGTCTTTGACTGCGATGATATGGAAGGTTGCTGACACACCCGGCCGCTTTGCCATGGCGAGTGTGTGGGAAATTTCCATTGAGAAGGTCTATTTTAAAATAGGCGAAAAGGAGGGAAAATTATGGCAAAACAAAAAATTCGTATCCGTTTAAAAGCATATGATCACAGAATTCTTGATCAATCTGCTGAGAAAATTGTTGAAACTGCAAAACGTTCTGGTGCGGCTGTATCTGGTCCAATTCCATTACCTACTGAAAGATCGGTATATACGATCCTACGTGCGGTTCATAAATACAAAGATTCTCGTGAACAATTCGAAATGCGTACGCATAAACGTCTAATCGACATCGTTAATCCAACTCCACAAACAGTTGATTCATTGATGCGTTTAGATTTACCATCAGGCGTTGACATTGAAATCAAATTATAATTCATATAAATATGAACAATTACTCTAGGAGGTGTGACTTATGACCAAAGGAATCTTAGGAAGAAAAATCGGTATGACTCAAGTTTTTGCTGAAAACGGTGAACTTATTCCGGTAACAGTTATCGAAGCTGCTAATAACGTGGTTCTTCAAAAGAAAACTGTTGAAACTGATGGCTATGAAGCAGTTCAAGTTGGTTTTGAAAACAAACGCGAAAAGCTTTCTAACAAACCTGAAAAGGGCCATGTTGAAAAAGCAAATACTACTCCTAAGCGCTTCATTCGCGAATTCCGCGGAACGGATCTTACTGAATATGAGATCGGTCAAGAAGTCAATGTTAGTATTTTCGCTGAAGGCGATTTAGTAGATGTATCAGGAATTTCAAAAGGTAAAGGTTTCCAAGGCTCTATCAAGCGTCATGGACAATCTCGCGGACCTATGTCTCATGGTTCTCGTTACCACCGTCGCCCAGGTTCAATGGGTCCTGTAGCTCCAAACCGCGTATTCAAAGGTAAACTATTACCAGGACGTATGGGTGGAGAACAAATCACTGTTCAAAACTTAGCTATCGTTAAAGTTGATGTTGAACGCAACCTACTATTGATCAAAGGTAATGTACCTGGTGCTAGAAAAGCATTGATCAAAGTTAAAACTGCTGTTAAAGCAAAGTAATTTCTGAGAAAGGAGGAGCAATAGAATGCCAAAAGTTACATTGTTCAACCAAACAGGTTCACAAGTTGGCGACATCGAACTAAATGAATCCATCTTTGGTATCGAACCTAATAATCATGTATTATTTGAAGCAATCATCATGCAACGAGCTTCCTTACGTCAAGGAACTCATAAAGTTAAAAACCGTTCTGAAGTTGCAGGCGGTGGACGTAAACCTTGGAAACAAAAAGGAACTGGACGTGCGCGTCAAGGTTCTATCCGTTCTCCACAATGGCGTGGCGGTGGCGTTGTTTTTGGACCTACTCCAAGATCTTACGCTTACAAGCTACCTAAAAAGGTACGTCGTTTAGCTATTAAATCTGCATTGTCTGCAAAGGCATTGGAAGAGAACATTTTGGTACTTGAAAGCTTGTCTTTCGAAGCTCCAAAAACAAAAGAATTTGTAGCAGTACTTAAAAATCTTTCTGTTGATACTAAAACGTTAGTTGTTACTGACGGTTTAGATGAGAAAGTTGCTCTTTCTGCACGTAACATCCCTGGTGTTACTGTAGTTGAAGCTGTTGGTCTTAACGTTCTTGATGTTGTTTCACACAACAAATTGATCTTGACTAAATCAGCTGTCGAAAAAGTAGAGGAGGTGCTTGCATAATGGATGCACGCGATATCATTAAGCGCCCCGTTATCACTGAACGCTCTTCAGACGTAATGGCTGAAAAGAAATATACTTTTGAAGTTGATGTTAAAGCTAATAAAACTCAAGTTAAAGATGCTGTTCAAGAAATTTTCGGCGTTAAAGTTGAGAAAGTAAACATCATGAACTACAAAGGTAAATTCAAACGCATGGGCAAACATGCAGGCTATACTAACAAGCGCCGTAAAGCAATTGTTAAATTAACTGCTGACAGCAAAGAAATCGAGCTATTCGAAGCTTAATTCATTAGAGAAGGAGGGAAATACAAATGGCGATTAAGAAGTATAAACCTACCTCTAACGGTCGACGTAATATGACAACTTCGGATTTTGCTGAGATCACTACAGACAAACCGGAAAAATCATTACTTGCTCCTTTACACAGCAAAGGCGGCCGTAATAACCAAGGTAAGTTAACAGTTCGTCATCAAGGTGGCGGCCACAAGCGTCAATACCGTATCATCGATTTCAAACGGAATAAAGATGGTATACCTGGACGCGTTGCTACTATTGAGTACGATCCAAATCGTTCTGCAAACATTGCATTAATTAATTACGTTGATGGAGAAAAACGTTATATCCTAGCTCCGAAAAACCTAGAAGTAGGTTTGGAAGTTATGTCAGGTCCAGAAGCTGACATTAAAGTGGGTAACGCTCTACCTCTTATTAACATCCCAGTTGGTACAGTAATTCATAACATCGAACTTAAACCAGGAAAAGGTGGACAATTAGTCCGTTCAGCAGGAACATCTGCTCAAGTACTTGGTAAAGAAGGTCGTTATGTACTTGTACGTTTAAACTCAGGTGAGGTTCGTATGATTCTTGCTACTTGCCGTGCTTCAATCGGTCAAGTTGGTAATGAACAACATGAACTTATCAACATTGGTAAAGCTGGCCGTAACCGTTGGTTAGGTAAACGTCCAACAGTTCGTGGATCTGTAATGAACCCGAATGATCACCCACACGGTGGTGGTGAAGGTAAATCTCCAATCGGACGTAAATCACCAATGTCTCCATGGGGTAAACCTACTCTTGGATTCAAAACTCGTAAGAAGAAAAATAAATCCGATAAATTTATCGTACGTCGTCGTAAAAAATAACGGGATTGAGCTACGGTTCATATATAGAACCGTAGAACAGTCACGAAGGGAGGTACTCGCATGGGTCGTAGCTTAAAAAAAGGGCCTTTTGTTGATGATCATTTATTGGTAAAAGTTGAAAAATTAAATGAAGCTGACAAGAAACAGGTAGTAAAAACTTGGTCTCGTCGCTCAACAATCTTCCCGCAATTCATCGGACACACAATCGCCGTTTATGACGGTCGTAAGCATGTGCCGGTTTATGTAACAGAAGATATGGTAGGTCACAAACTAGGCGAATTCGCGCCTACACGCACTTATAAAGGTCACGCAAGTGATGACAAGAAAACAAGACGTTAATGAGAGGAGGGCATCTCATGCAAGCTAAAGCTGTCGCTAAAACAGTTCGTATTGCTCCTCGTAAAGTGCGTTTAGTCGCAGATTTAATTCGAGGAAAACAAGTAGGTGAAGCAGTAGCGATTCTTCGCTTAACACCAAAATCTGCTTCTCCAGTCGTAGAAAAAATTCTGAAATCTGCTATCGCAAATGCAGAACACAACTACGAAATGGATATTAATAACCTAGTCGTTTCAGAGGCATACGTTAACGAAGGACCAACATTAAAACGTTTCCGTCCTCGCGCTCAAGGTCGTGCGAGTGCTATAAACAAACGTACTAGTCATATTACAATCGTTGTATCAGAAAAGAAGGAGGGGTAATCTGTGGGTCAAAAGGTAAATCCAATCGGTATGCGTATCGGGATAATCCGTGACTGGGAATCCAAATGGTACGCTGATAAAGACTACGCAGTTCTTTTGCATGAAGACATTAAAGTTCGTGAATATATCGCGAAACGTCTAAATGATGCTTCAGTTTCAAAGGTTGAAATCGAACGTGCAGCTAACCGTATCAATGTATCTGTCCACACTGCTAAACCAGGAATGGTTATCGGTAAAGGCGGTACTGAAGTCGAAGCACTTCGTAAAGCTTTGAACCAGCTGACTGGCAAAAGAGTTCATATCAATATCATCGAAATTAAAAGAGCAGATCTTGACGCAAAATTGGTTGCTGAAAACATTGCTCGTCAATTAGAAAACCGTGTTTCATTCCGTCGCGCTCAAAAGCAAGCTATCCAACGTACTATGCGTTCTGGAGCAAAAGGAATCAAAACTCAAGTTTCTGGTCGTCTTGGCGGTGCTGATATTGCTCGTGCTGAACATTACAGCGAAGGAACAGTTCCACTTCACACACTTCGTGCAGACATAGATTATGCTCATGCTGAAGCAGATACTACTTACGGTAAGCTAGGCGTGAAAGTTTGGATCTACCGTGGAGAAGTTCTTCCTACTAAGAAGAAATCTGAGGAAGGAGGAAAATAATATGTTATTGCCAAAACGCGTAAAATACCGTCGTGAACACCGCGGTAAGATGAGAGGGATGGCTAAAGGCGGCACTGAAGTTCATTTCGGAGAATTTGGACTTCAAGCTCAAGAAGCTTCCTGGATCACGAACCGTCAAATCGAAGCAGCTCGTATTGCGATGACTCGTTATATGAAACGTGGAGGGAAAGTTTGGATCAAAATCTTCCCAAGCAAACCTTACACAGCTAAGCCGCTTGAAGTACGGATGGGTTCCGGTAAAGGTGCTCCTGAAGGTTGGGTAGCAGTAGTTAAACCGGGCAAAGTTATGTTTGAAATCTCTGGTGTATCTGAAGAGGTGGCAAGAGAAGCATTGCGCCTTGCAGCACACAAACTTCCAATCAAATGCAAGTTTGTAAAAAGAGAGGAAATTGGTGGTGAAACAAATGAAAGCTAATGAAATCAAAGATCTAACCACTGCTGAAATTGAACAAAAACTAAAATCTCTTAAAGAAGAACTATTTAATCTTCGTTTCCAGTTAGCTACTGGACAACTTGAAAATACAGCTCGCATCCGTGAAGTTCGCAAATCGATTGCTCGTATGAAAACAGTTGTTCGTCAAAGAGAGATCGGTGTCACTAATCGATAATGAATGGAGGTTTGCAGAATGAGCGAACGCAACCAACGCAAAATCTACACTGGACGCGTAGTATCCGACAAAATGGATAAAACAGTTACAGTAGTTGTAGAAACCTATAAAAAGCATTCTTTATACGGTAAACGCGTGAAATACTCTAAAAAGTTAAAAGCTCATGACGAGCTAAACGAAGCTAAAGCAGGCGACGTAGTACGTATCATGGAAACTCGTCCACTTTCAGCTACAAAACGCTTCCGTCTTGTAGAAGTAGTAGAAAAAGCAGTAATCATTTAATATAGTTCGGATTAAGCTAATTCCGAAGGGAGGTACCGTACATGATTCAACAAGAATCTCGTTTAAAAGTCGCTGACAATTCAGGTGCTCGTGAAGTGCTAACAATTAAAGTCCTAGGTGGTTCTGGCCGTAAAACTGCAAACATCGGTGATATCATCGTTTGTACAGTTAAACAGGCAACACCAGGAGGCGTTGTTAAAAAAGGTGAAGTCGTTAAGGCTGTTGTTGTCCGTACAAAACGTGGTATGCGTCGTCCTGACGGTTCTTACATTCGTTTTGATGAAAACGCATGTGTAATTATCCGTGACGATAAGAGCCCACGTGGAACTCGTATTTTTGGACCTGTTGCTCGTGAATTACGTGACAATAGTTTCATGAAGATCGTTTCTCTAGCTCCAGAAGTTCTATAATATGTAAAATTTGTATAAAGCCTTTCAAGGAGGTGCCAAGCTAATGCATGTTAAAAAAGGTGACAAAGTCGTAGTCATCTCTGGTAAGGACAAAGGCAAACAAGGAACAATTCTTTCTGCATATCCGAAACAAAATCGTGTGCTTGTTGAAGGAATTAACATCGTGAAAAAGCATTCCAAGCCATCTCAACTTAATCCACAAGGTGGAATTATCAGCAGAGAAGCTGCTATTCACGTATCCAATGTAATGCCACTTGATCCTAAATCAGGTAAACCGACTCGTGTTGGATATAAGATTGAAAATGGTAAAAAAGTACGCGTAGCTAAAATATCAGGTGAAACTTTAGATAAATAAGTCATAAATGAAGGGAGGTACACT
The DNA window shown above is from Peribacillus sp. FSL P2-0133 and carries:
- the rpsC gene encoding 30S ribosomal protein S3; amino-acid sequence: MGQKVNPIGMRIGIIRDWESKWYADKDYAVLLHEDIKVREYIAKRLNDASVSKVEIERAANRINVSVHTAKPGMVIGKGGTEVEALRKALNQLTGKRVHINIIEIKRADLDAKLVAENIARQLENRVSFRRAQKQAIQRTMRSGAKGIKTQVSGRLGGADIARAEHYSEGTVPLHTLRADIDYAHAEADTTYGKLGVKVWIYRGEVLPTKKKSEEGGK
- the rplP gene encoding 50S ribosomal protein L16, which encodes MLLPKRVKYRREHRGKMRGMAKGGTEVHFGEFGLQAQEASWITNRQIEAARIAMTRYMKRGGKVWIKIFPSKPYTAKPLEVRMGSGKGAPEGWVAVVKPGKVMFEISGVSEEVAREALRLAAHKLPIKCKFVKREEIGGETNES
- the rpmC gene encoding 50S ribosomal protein L29, with translation MKANEIKDLTTAEIEQKLKSLKEELFNLRFQLATGQLENTARIREVRKSIARMKTVVRQREIGVTNR
- the rpsQ gene encoding 30S ribosomal protein S17, with the protein product MSERNQRKIYTGRVVSDKMDKTVTVVVETYKKHSLYGKRVKYSKKLKAHDELNEAKAGDVVRIMETRPLSATKRFRLVEVVEKAVII
- the rplN gene encoding 50S ribosomal protein L14 encodes the protein MIQQESRLKVADNSGAREVLTIKVLGGSGRKTANIGDIIVCTVKQATPGGVVKKGEVVKAVVVRTKRGMRRPDGSYIRFDENACVIIRDDKSPRGTRIFGPVARELRDNSFMKIVSLAPEVL
- the rplX gene encoding 50S ribosomal protein L24 → MHVKKGDKVVVISGKDKGKQGTILSAYPKQNRVLVEGINIVKKHSKPSQLNPQGGIISREAAIHVSNVMPLDPKSGKPTRVGYKIENGKKVRVAKISGETLDK